The following are encoded together in the Mesoterricola sediminis genome:
- a CDS encoding methyl-accepting chemotaxis protein: MQFLDNIKMGPKLIASFVLTALVTIVVGTFGALKLRSADEDNQRMHDKMLTPIADMGDVVQYNQRLRVNMRDAYISGDMERFQRRYDELADLSRKAEAKVKASFLTDAGRAAWARYEDAKAASLESNRQVFSLIRSGKKAQAEDLLYGDNFGKVQALNKCEAEVLGTKIDLAKKTTDEVTANANATIHTMQLLMLLGAALGIALGVVIARSITQPMAKGVEMMKEMAKGHLSIRLKMDRKDEIGQLAEAMDAFAADLQGMVVGLQQIAKGDLAREWTASDAQDEIAPALKLVRANLLALVEDAAMLSKAAVDGKLATRADVSRHHGEFRRIVQGVNDTLDAVIGPLNVAAGYVDRISRGDIPPAITDSYNGDFNTIKVNLNKCVAALDGLIREMNHMSAQHDAGDIDVKMDAAQFEGAYRQMANGLNDMVFGHIAVKKKAMACVSEFGKGNFEAPLERFPGKKVFINETIEEVRGHLKALIADASMLSQAAADGKLATRADATRHQGDFRKIVQGVNDTLDGVIKPINEVQRVMGAMEQGDLTARITNEYRGDLQALRNAVNNTAAKLAQTLTDISGASNTLASSADELTATSATMSGSAEQMTQQANTAAAGTEQASANVKNMAAGVEEMSANANTVASASEEVSANLQTVGAAVEQMSSNMKTIAASTEQMTSSVNTVATAIEEMSVSLNEVSKNSGQAATVAGKAAKSATNTAETVNKLGRSAQEIGKVVDMIKGIAAQTNLLALNATIEAASAGEAGKGFAVVANEVKELAKQTAGATEEIRAQVEDMQGNTQQAIKAIDEIVQVIGEINAISANIAASVEEQTATTNEISKNVGYAARGAQDVARNVQQAAIGTNEVSRNVQEAVKGVTDISRNINQLALGATDVAKNAGEASKGMNDVSRNVALVSGAARETTRGAGDTNNAAKELARLAEKLQQSVARFKL; the protein is encoded by the coding sequence ATGCAATTCCTCGACAACATCAAGATGGGGCCGAAACTCATCGCCTCCTTCGTGCTCACCGCCCTGGTCACGATCGTCGTGGGCACCTTCGGCGCCCTCAAGCTCCGCTCCGCCGACGAGGACAACCAGCGGATGCACGACAAGATGCTCACCCCCATCGCCGACATGGGCGACGTCGTCCAGTACAACCAGCGCCTCCGGGTGAACATGCGCGACGCCTACATCTCCGGGGACATGGAGCGCTTCCAGCGGCGCTACGACGAGTTGGCGGACCTCTCGCGCAAGGCCGAGGCGAAGGTCAAGGCCTCCTTCCTCACCGACGCGGGCAGGGCCGCCTGGGCCCGGTACGAGGACGCCAAGGCGGCCAGCCTCGAATCCAACCGCCAGGTGTTCTCGCTCATCCGTTCCGGCAAGAAGGCCCAGGCCGAGGACCTCCTCTACGGCGACAACTTCGGCAAGGTCCAGGCGCTGAACAAGTGCGAAGCCGAAGTGCTGGGCACCAAGATCGACCTGGCGAAGAAGACCACGGACGAGGTCACCGCCAACGCCAACGCCACCATCCACACCATGCAGCTCCTGATGCTCCTGGGGGCCGCCCTCGGCATCGCCCTCGGCGTGGTCATCGCCCGCTCCATCACCCAGCCCATGGCCAAGGGCGTGGAGATGATGAAGGAGATGGCCAAGGGCCACCTCTCCATCCGCCTCAAGATGGACCGCAAGGACGAGATCGGCCAGCTGGCCGAGGCCATGGACGCCTTCGCCGCCGATCTCCAGGGCATGGTCGTGGGTCTCCAGCAGATCGCCAAGGGCGACCTGGCCCGCGAATGGACCGCCTCCGACGCCCAGGACGAGATCGCCCCGGCCCTCAAGCTGGTCCGCGCGAACCTCCTGGCCCTCGTCGAGGACGCCGCGATGCTCAGCAAGGCGGCCGTCGACGGCAAGCTGGCCACCCGCGCCGACGTCAGCCGCCACCACGGCGAGTTCCGCCGCATCGTCCAGGGCGTCAACGACACCCTGGACGCGGTCATCGGCCCCCTCAACGTCGCGGCCGGCTATGTGGACCGCATCAGCCGCGGCGACATCCCCCCGGCGATCACCGACAGCTACAACGGCGACTTCAACACCATCAAGGTCAACCTCAACAAGTGCGTCGCGGCCCTGGACGGCCTGATCCGCGAGATGAACCACATGTCGGCCCAGCACGACGCCGGCGACATCGATGTGAAGATGGACGCCGCCCAGTTCGAGGGCGCCTACCGCCAGATGGCCAACGGCTTGAACGACATGGTCTTCGGCCACATCGCGGTGAAGAAGAAGGCCATGGCCTGCGTGTCCGAGTTCGGCAAGGGCAACTTCGAAGCGCCCCTGGAGCGCTTCCCCGGCAAGAAGGTGTTCATCAACGAGACCATCGAGGAAGTGCGCGGCCACCTGAAGGCCCTCATCGCCGACGCCTCCATGCTCAGCCAGGCCGCCGCCGACGGCAAGCTGGCCACCCGCGCCGACGCCACCCGCCACCAGGGCGACTTCCGCAAGATCGTCCAGGGGGTCAACGACACCCTCGACGGCGTCATCAAGCCCATCAACGAGGTCCAGCGGGTCATGGGCGCCATGGAGCAGGGCGACCTCACCGCCCGCATCACCAACGAGTACCGGGGCGACCTGCAGGCCCTCCGGAACGCCGTGAACAACACGGCCGCCAAGCTGGCCCAGACCCTCACGGACATCAGCGGCGCCAGCAACACCCTGGCCAGCTCCGCCGACGAGCTGACCGCGACCTCCGCGACCATGAGCGGCAGCGCGGAACAGATGACTCAGCAGGCCAACACGGCCGCCGCGGGCACCGAACAGGCCTCGGCCAACGTGAAGAACATGGCCGCCGGGGTGGAGGAGATGAGCGCCAACGCCAACACCGTGGCCTCTGCCTCCGAGGAGGTGAGCGCCAACCTCCAGACCGTGGGCGCCGCCGTGGAGCAGATGTCCTCGAACATGAAGACCATCGCCGCCTCCACGGAGCAGATGACCTCCTCCGTCAACACGGTGGCCACCGCCATCGAGGAGATGAGCGTCAGCCTCAACGAGGTCTCCAAGAACTCGGGCCAGGCCGCCACCGTGGCCGGCAAGGCCGCCAAGAGCGCCACCAACACCGCCGAGACCGTGAACAAGCTGGGCCGTTCGGCCCAGGAGATCGGCAAGGTGGTGGACATGATCAAGGGCATCGCGGCCCAGACCAACCTCCTCGCCCTCAACGCCACCATCGAGGCGGCGAGCGCGGGCGAGGCGGGCAAGGGCTTCGCGGTGGTGGCCAACGAGGTGAAGGAACTGGCCAAGCAGACGGCCGGAGCCACCGAGGAGATCCGCGCCCAGGTGGAGGACATGCAGGGGAACACCCAGCAGGCCATCAAGGCCATCGACGAGATCGTCCAGGTGATCGGCGAGATCAACGCCATCTCGGCCAACATCGCGGCCTCGGTGGAAGAACAGACCGCCACCACGAACGAGATCTCCAAGAACGTGGGCTACGCGGCCCGGGGCGCCCAGGATGTGGCCCGGAACGTCCAGCAGGCGGCCATCGGCACCAACGAGGTCTCCCGCAACGTCCAGGAAGCCGTGAAGGGGGTGACGGACATCAGCCGCAACATCAACCAGCTGGCCCTCGGGGCCACCGACGTGGCCAAGAACGCCGGGGAGGCCTCCAAGGGCATGAACGACGTCAGCCGCAACGTGGCCCTGGTGAGCGGCGCCGCCCGGGAGACCACCCGCGGCGCGGGCGACACCAACAACGCCGCCAAGGAGCTCGCCCGTCTGGCCGAAAAGCTCCAGCAGAGCGTGGCCCGGTTCAAGCTGTAG
- the cheB gene encoding chemotaxis-specific protein-glutamate methyltransferase CheB, with protein MIPKLRILIVDDTAVYRRILTEVVESVQPDAEVSACPSGRLALARLDQAPSDLVLLDAVMPDLSGLETLRLLRARHPDTSVIMISGTTSAAASSTLDALALGALEFVRKPEGADAEASRAELRDVLRPLLRHVQTRLNLRSPVTLPPIRRDPEPAPAAAPSAPAPPQPSRRQGPRPSRFDVVAIGVSTGGPNALAEVIPNLPADLGVPVLVVQHMPPFFTASLAEHLDKTSRLRVAEAVEGEPVLPNRVYIAPGGRHMTIRRMGGPEGPPIIGLNDNPPENSCRPSVDVLFRSVAAHFGGTILGVVMTGMGSDGCEGVRAMKRQGCHVLTQTEDTCVVYGMPMAVDEAGLSDEQVPLPRLAPRIAYLVGSGRSA; from the coding sequence ATGATCCCCAAGCTCCGCATCCTCATCGTGGACGACACCGCGGTCTACCGGCGCATCCTCACGGAGGTGGTGGAGTCCGTCCAGCCCGATGCGGAGGTCTCGGCCTGTCCCAGCGGGCGCCTGGCCCTGGCCCGCCTGGACCAGGCGCCCTCGGACCTCGTGCTCCTGGACGCGGTGATGCCGGACCTGAGCGGCCTGGAGACCCTCCGCCTCCTCCGGGCCCGGCACCCGGACACCAGCGTCATCATGATCAGCGGCACCACGTCCGCCGCCGCGTCCAGCACCCTGGACGCCCTGGCCCTGGGCGCCCTCGAGTTCGTGCGCAAGCCCGAGGGCGCCGACGCCGAGGCCAGCCGCGCGGAGCTCCGGGACGTGCTGCGCCCCCTGCTGCGCCACGTCCAGACGCGCCTCAACCTGCGGAGCCCCGTCACCCTGCCGCCCATCCGCCGCGACCCGGAGCCGGCCCCAGCGGCGGCCCCCTCCGCCCCGGCCCCGCCCCAGCCCTCCCGCCGGCAGGGGCCCCGCCCCAGCCGCTTCGACGTGGTGGCCATCGGCGTCTCGACGGGGGGCCCCAACGCCCTGGCGGAGGTCATTCCCAACCTGCCCGCGGACCTGGGCGTCCCGGTCCTCGTAGTCCAGCACATGCCGCCCTTCTTCACGGCGAGCCTGGCGGAGCACCTGGACAAGACCTCGCGCCTCCGGGTGGCCGAGGCCGTGGAGGGCGAGCCCGTCCTGCCCAACCGGGTCTACATCGCCCCGGGGGGCCGCCACATGACCATCCGCCGCATGGGGGGGCCCGAGGGGCCGCCCATCATCGGCCTCAACGACAACCCGCCCGAGAACAGCTGCCGCCCCTCGGTGGACGTGCTCTTCCGCTCCGTGGCGGCCCACTTCGGCGGCACCATCCTGGGGGTCGTCATGACCGGCATGGGCTCCGACGGCTGCGAGGGGGTGCGCGCCATGAAGCGCCAGGGCTGCCACGTCCTCACCCAGACGGAGGACACCTGCGTCGTCTACGGCATGCCCATGGCCGTGGACGAGGCCGGCCTCTCCGACGAGCAGGTCCCCCTGCCCCGCCTCGCGCCCCGCATCGCCTACCTTGTCGGCTCCGGGAGGTCCGCATGA
- a CDS encoding CheR family methyltransferase, producing MSPESITAAEFRLIRDYIQEHCGICLGDEKAYLIETRLAGLMVQHGCTDFGSFYRLAKGGDSPQLREQVIDAMTTNETLWFRDQHPFSILEEQLLPPLAEEILKGNRFRVRIWSAACSTGQEPYSIAMTIQEFCKRTPGLQPGHFEIIASDISPSALFLAKAGRYDENAIRRGLPDDMKRKYFHPDGQVWKVNDDVKAMISFRKFNLQDSMEPLGRMDIVFCRYVTIYFADDFKRRIFQGLARLLGPGGHLLVSAVESLRGIADEFLPLTHGGGLYYRCEPQNPGGAP from the coding sequence ATGAGTCCCGAATCCATCACAGCCGCCGAGTTCCGCCTCATCCGCGACTACATCCAGGAGCACTGCGGCATCTGCCTGGGCGACGAGAAGGCCTACCTGATCGAGACGCGCCTGGCCGGGCTCATGGTCCAGCACGGCTGCACCGATTTCGGCAGCTTCTACCGCCTGGCCAAGGGCGGCGACTCCCCCCAGCTCCGGGAGCAGGTCATCGACGCCATGACCACGAACGAGACCCTCTGGTTCCGGGACCAGCACCCCTTCTCCATCCTGGAGGAGCAGCTCCTGCCGCCCCTGGCCGAGGAGATCCTCAAGGGGAACCGGTTCCGGGTCCGGATCTGGTCCGCGGCCTGCTCGACGGGCCAGGAGCCCTACAGCATCGCCATGACCATCCAGGAGTTCTGCAAGCGGACCCCGGGACTCCAGCCGGGCCACTTCGAGATCATCGCCTCCGACATCTCCCCCTCCGCCCTCTTCCTGGCGAAGGCCGGGCGCTACGACGAGAACGCCATCCGCCGCGGCCTGCCCGACGACATGAAACGGAAGTACTTCCACCCGGACGGCCAGGTCTGGAAGGTCAACGACGACGTCAAGGCCATGATCTCCTTCCGGAAGTTCAACCTGCAGGATTCCATGGAGCCCCTGGGGCGCATGGACATCGTCTTCTGCCGCTACGTCACCATCTACTTCGCCGACGACTTCAAGCGCCGGATCTTCCAGGGCCTCGCACGGCTCCTGGGCCCGGGCGGGCACCTCCTGGTGAGCGCCGTCGAATCGCTGCGCGGCATCGCCGACGAATTCCTGCCCCTCACCCACGGCGGAGGCCTCTACTACCGCTGCGAGCCCCAGAATCCGGGAGGCGCCCCATGA
- a CDS encoding response regulator — MKILSVDDSATMRKIIGRVVGMLGYDLLEAGTGEDGIAVLEQNVADVALVIMDINMPGMDGISALEAIKANERTRNVPVMMVTTDSDRQRIIQAVRAGAANYVTKPFTHDDLAAKIADTLGASEF, encoded by the coding sequence ATGAAGATCCTTTCCGTGGACGATTCCGCGACCATGCGCAAGATCATCGGCCGCGTCGTCGGCATGCTGGGCTACGACCTCCTGGAGGCCGGGACCGGCGAGGATGGCATCGCCGTCCTGGAGCAGAACGTGGCGGACGTGGCCCTGGTGATCATGGACATCAACATGCCCGGCATGGACGGCATCAGCGCCCTGGAGGCCATCAAGGCCAATGAACGCACCCGCAACGTCCCCGTGATGATGGTGACCACCGACAGCGACCGGCAGCGCATCATCCAGGCCGTGCGGGCCGGCGCGGCCAACTACGTCACCAAGCCCTTCACCCACGACGACCTCGCCGCCAAGATCGCCGACACCCTGGGGGCCTCCGAGTTCTGA
- a CDS encoding metal-dependent hydrolase family protein — translation MPRRALLAFALAVLPALAQEVPHVLFQDVRIFDGRSPALSAPAHVLVKGNRIARISTTPIPVDPGARTQVIAGGGRTLMPGLIDAHWHSMMAAVPQSLSLVADQGYLYLLAGWEARETLLRGFTSVRDLAGPAIGLKQAIDAGLVEGPRIWVAGAMISQTGGHGDFRFPYEVPRAPGAPLSHAEVTGASALADSPDEVRLRAREQLMRGSVFLKLAAGGGVASNYDPLDASQYTEAEIRAAVEAAENMGTYVTVHAYTPRAIQTAIRGGVKCVDHGQLMDEATARLMAEKDIWLCLQPFLDDEDAAPFPPGSDNQLKMLAMHRGTDTAYALAKRFKLRLAWGTDVLFDPRLAARQNAQLAKMTRWFTPAETLTMATATNAELLALSGPRNPYPGALGVVKEGALADLLLVDGNPLADLKVIADPRKNFKVIMKDGRIHKNAL, via the coding sequence ATGCCTCGCCGCGCCCTGCTCGCCTTCGCCCTCGCCGTCCTGCCGGCCCTCGCCCAGGAGGTCCCCCATGTGCTCTTCCAGGACGTGCGGATCTTCGACGGCCGCAGCCCGGCCCTGTCGGCGCCCGCCCACGTCCTGGTGAAGGGCAACCGCATCGCGCGCATCTCCACGACGCCCATCCCCGTGGACCCGGGCGCCCGGACCCAGGTGATCGCCGGCGGGGGGCGGACCCTCATGCCCGGCCTCATCGACGCCCACTGGCACAGCATGATGGCCGCCGTGCCCCAGAGCCTCTCCCTCGTCGCCGACCAGGGCTACCTGTACCTCCTGGCGGGCTGGGAGGCCCGGGAGACCCTCCTGCGCGGGTTCACCAGCGTCCGCGACCTCGCGGGCCCGGCCATCGGCCTCAAGCAGGCCATCGACGCGGGCCTCGTGGAAGGCCCCCGCATCTGGGTGGCCGGCGCCATGATCAGCCAGACGGGTGGCCACGGCGATTTCCGGTTCCCCTACGAGGTGCCCCGGGCCCCCGGCGCGCCCCTGAGCCACGCCGAGGTGACGGGCGCCTCCGCCCTCGCGGACAGCCCGGACGAGGTGCGGCTGCGGGCCCGGGAGCAGCTCATGCGCGGCTCGGTCTTCCTGAAGCTGGCCGCGGGCGGCGGCGTCGCCTCCAACTACGATCCCCTGGACGCCAGCCAGTACACCGAGGCCGAGATCCGCGCAGCGGTGGAGGCGGCGGAGAACATGGGCACGTACGTCACCGTCCACGCCTACACCCCCCGGGCCATCCAGACCGCCATCCGCGGCGGGGTGAAGTGCGTCGACCACGGCCAGCTCATGGACGAGGCCACCGCCCGCCTCATGGCGGAAAAGGACATCTGGCTCTGCCTCCAGCCCTTCCTGGACGACGAGGACGCGGCCCCGTTCCCGCCGGGCTCCGACAACCAGCTCAAGATGCTGGCCATGCACCGGGGCACGGACACGGCCTACGCCCTGGCCAAGCGCTTCAAGCTCCGCCTCGCCTGGGGGACCGACGTGCTCTTCGACCCGCGCCTGGCGGCGCGCCAGAACGCGCAGCTGGCCAAGATGACCCGCTGGTTCACCCCGGCGGAGACCCTCACCATGGCCACGGCCACCAACGCCGAACTCCTGGCCCTGAGCGGCCCCCGCAACCCCTACCCCGGCGCGCTGGGGGTGGTGAAGGAGGGCGCGCTGGCGGACCTCCTCCTGGTGGACGGGAACCCCCTCGCGGACCTGAAGGTCATCGCGGATCCCCGGAAGAACTTCAAGGTGATCATGAAGGACGGGAGGATCCACAAGAACGCCCTGTAG
- the nadC gene encoding carboxylating nicotinate-nucleotide diphosphorylase — protein MHNPPHPLTYLDALKAFLREDWGTQDWTTAAVPDRPMAARVVAKQDLTVAGLPVAREVLLAVDPALRVDLPARDGDRLRPGDEALRIEGSSRAILMAERVMLNLLQRLSGTATLTRAFADAVAGTGARILDTRKTTPGLKVLEKYAVRCGGGFNHRLTLGDGILIKENHIAAAGGIGPAVARARAVAPSLVRIEVEAETLDQVAEAMGIPEVDGILLDNMSVDRMAEAVALRIAQGSRVFLEASGNMSLERARPVAETGVDYLSVGALTHSAPAADLSLRF, from the coding sequence ATGCACAACCCGCCCCACCCCCTGACCTACCTGGACGCCCTCAAGGCCTTCCTGCGGGAGGACTGGGGCACCCAGGACTGGACGACGGCGGCCGTGCCGGACCGCCCCATGGCGGCCCGGGTCGTGGCCAAGCAGGACCTGACCGTGGCGGGGCTCCCCGTGGCGCGGGAGGTGCTCCTGGCCGTGGACCCGGCCCTGCGCGTGGACCTCCCGGCCCGGGACGGCGACCGCCTGCGCCCCGGCGACGAGGCCCTCCGCATCGAGGGCTCCAGCCGGGCCATCCTCATGGCGGAGCGGGTGATGCTCAACCTCCTCCAGCGCCTGTCGGGGACGGCCACCCTCACCCGGGCCTTCGCGGACGCCGTGGCCGGGACCGGCGCGCGCATCCTGGACACCCGCAAGACGACCCCCGGCCTCAAGGTGCTGGAGAAGTACGCGGTGCGCTGCGGCGGCGGCTTCAACCACAGGCTGACCCTGGGGGACGGGATCCTCATCAAGGAGAACCACATCGCGGCCGCCGGCGGCATCGGGCCCGCGGTGGCCCGGGCCCGGGCCGTGGCGCCCAGCCTCGTGCGCATCGAGGTGGAGGCCGAGACCCTCGACCAGGTCGCCGAGGCCATGGGGATCCCCGAGGTGGACGGCATCCTCCTGGACAACATGAGCGTGGACCGCATGGCCGAGGCCGTCGCCCTCCGGATCGCCCAGGGCAGCCGGGTCTTCCTGGAGGCCAGCGGCAACATGTCCCTGGAGCGGGCCCGGCCCGTGGCCGAGACCGGGGTGGACTACCTCAGCGTCGGCGCCCTCACCCACAGCGCCCCCGCCGCCGACCTCAGCCTCCGCTTCTGA
- a CDS encoding histidine triad nucleotide-binding protein, translating to MADSNCIFCAIAEGRIPATIVHQDADVVAFKDIAPQAPVHLVLVPREHFAGLNELTPDRARLVGRIALVAKELAEAQGCAANGWRLVSNCGPDAGQTVFHLHFHVLGGRPMAGKMV from the coding sequence ATGGCCGACAGCAATTGCATCTTCTGCGCGATCGCGGAGGGGCGCATCCCCGCGACGATCGTCCACCAGGACGCGGACGTGGTGGCCTTCAAGGACATCGCCCCCCAGGCCCCCGTCCACCTCGTCCTGGTGCCCCGGGAGCACTTCGCCGGCCTGAACGAGCTCACCCCGGACCGGGCCCGCCTCGTGGGCCGCATCGCCCTGGTGGCCAAGGAGCTGGCCGAGGCCCAGGGTTGCGCGGCGAACGGCTGGCGGCTCGTTTCCAACTGCGGTCCCGACGCGGGCCAGACCGTGTTCCACCTGCACTTCCATGTGCTGGGCGGACGGCCCATGGCCGGCAAGATGGTTTAA
- a CDS encoding tRNA (cytidine(34)-2'-O)-methyltransferase: MALHIILVHPEIPQNTGSIGRLCVSTDTRLHLIHPLGFDTSDYYLRRAGLDYWERLAPEHHASWEAFRAAYPNLPLWLFTTKGERRHTDVAWREGDGLVFGRETQGLEPEILAELPDRHVRIPMRGTFHRSLNLAQAAAVGLYEALRQIEAW; encoded by the coding sequence ATGGCCCTGCACATCATCCTCGTCCACCCCGAGATCCCCCAGAACACCGGCAGCATCGGGCGCCTCTGCGTCTCCACCGACACCCGGCTGCACCTGATCCACCCCCTGGGCTTCGATACCTCCGACTACTACCTGCGCCGCGCGGGGCTGGACTACTGGGAGCGCCTGGCCCCCGAGCACCACGCCAGCTGGGAGGCCTTCCGGGCGGCCTACCCCAACCTGCCCCTGTGGCTCTTCACCACCAAGGGGGAGCGCCGCCACACGGACGTGGCCTGGCGGGAGGGGGACGGCCTCGTGTTCGGCCGGGAGACCCAGGGCCTCGAACCGGAGATCCTCGCCGAGCTCCCGGACCGGCACGTGCGCATCCCCATGCGGGGCACCTTCCACCGGAGCCTGAACCTGGCCCAGGCCGCGGCGGTGGGCCTCTACGAGGCCCTCAGACAGATCGAGGCCTGGTAA
- a CDS encoding diacylglycerol/lipid kinase family protein — translation MKLPLVFNPRSGHGRLDPHALLARLPADLAARLEPVPLAPPFDYSPWIQQAAAAGGPLFVWGGDGTLHHAGRALAEAGCPVALAAVPGGSGNGLVRGLRTPLDPAGAVLRLLEGRDLAMDLPRLDGDPFLNLCGTGFEAEVAHAFDQAPGRGFSTYARACLGLWRRHTPLGLRWEADLPAVPEPGTRMDRLRAAWRGTEPGLPKTAWSLCFANLPQYGSGLWIAPGAHPADGLLSWVTLARPGVWDALSEVPQLFREGGRTPLRQEGRLLRATLRLDRPSPWHMDGEPAPARDRAELTVEPGAFRMRVTPECPFA, via the coding sequence CCTGGCCCGGCTCCCCGCCGATCTGGCGGCGCGCCTGGAGCCGGTCCCCCTGGCGCCCCCCTTCGACTACTCCCCGTGGATCCAGCAGGCCGCCGCGGCTGGCGGCCCCTTGTTCGTATGGGGCGGGGACGGCACTCTGCACCACGCGGGCCGGGCCCTGGCCGAGGCCGGCTGCCCCGTGGCCCTGGCCGCCGTGCCCGGGGGCTCGGGCAACGGGCTCGTGCGCGGCCTGCGCACCCCCCTGGACCCCGCCGGGGCCGTGCTGCGGCTCCTGGAGGGCCGGGACCTGGCCATGGACCTGCCCCGCCTGGATGGGGACCCCTTCCTGAACCTCTGCGGGACCGGCTTCGAAGCCGAGGTCGCCCACGCCTTCGACCAGGCGCCTGGCCGCGGGTTCTCCACCTACGCCCGGGCCTGCCTCGGCCTCTGGCGCCGGCACACCCCCCTGGGTCTCCGGTGGGAGGCCGATCTGCCGGCGGTGCCCGAACCCGGGACCCGCATGGACAGGCTCCGGGCCGCCTGGCGCGGGACCGAGCCTGGGCTGCCGAAAACCGCCTGGAGCCTGTGCTTCGCCAACCTCCCCCAGTACGGGTCCGGCCTCTGGATCGCCCCCGGGGCCCATCCGGCCGACGGCCTCCTGAGCTGGGTGACCCTGGCCCGGCCGGGGGTGTGGGACGCCCTCTCCGAGGTGCCCCAGCTGTTCCGGGAGGGGGGCCGGACGCCCCTGCGCCAGGAAGGCCGCCTACTCCGCGCCACCCTGCGCCTGGACCGGCCCAGCCCTTGGCACATGGACGGCGAACCCGCCCCGGCCCGGGACCGGGCCGAACTCACCGTGGAGCCGGGCGCCTTCCGCATGCGCGTCACCCCCGAGTGCCCCTTCGCCTGA